In Amycolatopsis solani, a single window of DNA contains:
- a CDS encoding DUF7019 family protein, with translation MGSTLSFQYYLYVSDSKVDMLLAQMDPAFTRKRTTEVSVNLKLFGGKQSSEAPAGGERTAKLQRVVRYLEDHGDLGTVDEPGQFFWGLLPMSWGPFPAEPTLAYFGGRSGRTVVGLGGSGHHILGGGPAPGGVPRSVLPSLLAGLRSDPDIGALTEAIKHEDDGAHKGALAAVRRANEAMPGPDQNLEFVAKRLLSGPTGDGVNVVLGTPLYVAQVD, from the coding sequence ATGGGGAGCACGTTGTCGTTCCAGTACTACTTGTACGTCAGTGACAGCAAGGTCGACATGCTGCTCGCGCAGATGGATCCGGCCTTCACGCGCAAGCGCACCACCGAGGTCAGCGTGAACCTCAAGCTGTTCGGCGGCAAGCAGTCCTCGGAGGCACCCGCCGGCGGCGAACGCACGGCGAAGCTGCAGCGGGTCGTCCGCTACCTGGAAGACCACGGCGACCTCGGCACGGTCGACGAGCCCGGCCAGTTCTTCTGGGGACTGCTCCCGATGAGCTGGGGACCCTTCCCCGCCGAGCCGACGCTCGCGTACTTCGGCGGGCGGAGCGGACGGACCGTCGTCGGGCTCGGCGGGTCCGGGCACCACATCCTCGGTGGCGGTCCCGCGCCCGGCGGAGTGCCGCGGTCGGTGCTGCCGTCCCTGCTCGCCGGGCTGCGCAGCGACCCGGACATCGGTGCGCTGACCGAAGCCATCAAGCACGAGGACGACGGTGCGCACAAGGGCGCGCTGGCCGCCGTGCGGCGGGCCAACGAGGCCATGCCGGGGCCGGACCAGAACCTCGAGTTCGTCGCCAAGCGGCTGCTGAGCGGGCCCACCGGTGACGGCGTGAACGTCGTGCTCGGCACCCCGCTGTACGTGGCGCAGGTAGACTAG
- a CDS encoding protein kinase domain-containing protein translates to MWSPGDVVLGVYEVRDVVTTGGMGLVYRVWHRQWGMELAVKTPRQELVASPADAERFEAEAEAWVGLGAHPHVVSCAYVRRVDGTPRVFAEWAGGGSLAEAVRDRTLYGGGHRPAVGRILDLAIQTAWGLGHAHERGVIHQDVKPANVMLDTGGAAKVTDFGLANVTGGEGMTVAYCSPEQARGERLGPATDVWSWAVSVLEMFAGGPPAMFGHAAAGVFAQFLEADPADPVLPPVPPGVADLLRRCFAEDPAARPAGFGELADELAELYRSTVFRPYPRQRPDEAPLLADALSNRALSLLDLGHAEQADELWAEALRADPHHPHATYNRGLRRWRAGTQTDRQLIAELDAVRLSHDGDRTADRLLAAVHIERGDKESALGLLDDLPDGPDTATARALPDRKITERPSPVFVNLSAPLALSADGRVAAVTFRQREAEVWSLPEGRVRYSLAGHENRLRSLSLSADGRVLASADDGGQVRVWDTTTGECTRVVDVASGVEAVAISPDGTVVAVVSGDGSVRVLGETVELLRAGVPDSEYGRGWAIAVTGDNERVVAFDGFDWTLRVFTRAGEELWRVGGLRHNCALSPTGRYALSATHDDNVVLVDLTTAEVTVIGSALPWNKGFSWLAVSDDGRTAVNTFDLLLQHWRLDEGRCTFTTTVHSRNPMRVAADAEGRAVLVLLGSRTPQIVHTTAVVHLPEPGPAAPWSYARPQPTDRMAGDALIAGENLGLAAEFLDTGRLAAARRQLDIVRAMPAYRRHPELRTLWRRVGAVSERAAFAGVWPSRRFDAVLHGRTALTRDGHYAFADFFGRGVRVVDLRTGEVAAAADRHELEFQDATACADDRHVLATDSDGAGVLWDLRTARRAGVVVRDDAGNPVLKDENPAFEFVRRDGLSILRNRLTGRPLHGWSVRAGERVVLSGDVAVLVGDDGQAWVLDAAGFTTVRQARVYAGEAAVVASADGRVLAATRLGFDNTGEVVLSVAGSAEVVANVTDDRVTSLALSADGDLLLTASSRLLRLWHLPSGGLVTEVECDQDVIAIELAPDGCAAVAVVGYHHLRCWELDWDYRA, encoded by the coding sequence ATGTGGTCGCCGGGCGACGTCGTGCTCGGGGTGTACGAGGTCCGCGACGTCGTCACCACCGGTGGCATGGGACTGGTGTACCGCGTGTGGCACCGCCAGTGGGGAATGGAACTGGCGGTCAAGACGCCGCGCCAGGAGCTGGTCGCCTCGCCGGCCGACGCCGAGCGGTTCGAGGCCGAGGCGGAGGCCTGGGTCGGGCTCGGCGCGCACCCGCACGTCGTGAGCTGCGCCTACGTCCGCCGCGTCGACGGCACGCCCCGGGTGTTCGCCGAATGGGCCGGCGGTGGCAGCCTCGCCGAAGCCGTCCGTGATCGCACGCTCTACGGCGGCGGCCACCGCCCGGCCGTGGGCCGGATCCTCGACCTGGCGATCCAGACCGCATGGGGGCTCGGGCACGCGCACGAGCGCGGGGTGATCCACCAGGACGTCAAGCCCGCCAACGTCATGCTCGACACCGGCGGCGCGGCGAAGGTCACGGACTTCGGCCTGGCCAACGTCACCGGCGGCGAAGGCATGACCGTGGCGTACTGCTCGCCCGAACAGGCCAGGGGCGAGCGCCTCGGCCCGGCGACCGACGTCTGGTCGTGGGCGGTGAGCGTGCTCGAGATGTTCGCGGGCGGGCCGCCGGCGATGTTCGGGCACGCGGCGGCGGGGGTCTTCGCGCAGTTCCTCGAGGCCGATCCCGCCGATCCGGTCCTCCCGCCGGTGCCACCGGGCGTCGCGGACCTGCTGCGGCGGTGCTTCGCCGAGGACCCGGCGGCCCGGCCCGCGGGCTTCGGCGAACTCGCCGACGAGCTGGCGGAGCTCTACCGGTCCACGGTCTTCCGGCCGTACCCGCGGCAGCGGCCGGACGAGGCCCCGCTGCTCGCCGACGCGCTGTCCAACCGCGCGCTGTCCCTGCTGGACCTCGGACACGCCGAGCAGGCGGACGAACTCTGGGCGGAAGCCCTGCGCGCCGACCCGCACCACCCGCACGCGACCTACAACCGCGGGCTGCGCCGGTGGCGGGCCGGCACGCAGACCGACCGGCAGCTGATCGCCGAGCTGGACGCGGTGCGGCTGAGCCACGACGGCGACCGGACCGCCGATCGCCTGCTCGCCGCCGTCCACATCGAGCGCGGTGACAAGGAATCCGCGCTCGGCCTGCTCGACGACCTGCCCGACGGCCCGGACACCGCCACCGCCCGCGCCCTGCCGGACCGGAAGATCACCGAACGGCCCAGCCCGGTCTTCGTCAACCTTTCGGCCCCGCTCGCGCTGAGCGCCGACGGCCGGGTGGCCGCCGTGACGTTCCGGCAGCGAGAGGCTGAAGTCTGGTCGCTGCCGGAGGGCCGGGTGCGCTACAGCCTGGCGGGCCACGAGAACCGGCTCCGGTCGCTGTCCCTGAGCGCCGACGGCCGCGTGCTGGCCTCCGCGGACGACGGCGGGCAGGTGCGGGTCTGGGACACGACGACGGGGGAGTGCACCCGGGTCGTGGACGTCGCTAGCGGGGTGGAAGCGGTCGCGATCAGCCCCGACGGGACCGTGGTGGCCGTGGTCTCCGGCGACGGATCGGTGCGGGTGCTGGGCGAGACCGTGGAGCTGCTCCGCGCCGGGGTACCGGATTCCGAGTACGGCCGGGGCTGGGCGATCGCGGTCACCGGGGACAACGAGCGCGTGGTCGCGTTCGACGGCTTTGACTGGACGTTGCGGGTGTTCACTCGCGCCGGCGAGGAGCTGTGGCGGGTCGGCGGCCTGCGGCACAACTGCGCGCTCAGCCCCACCGGCCGGTACGCGCTGTCGGCCACGCACGACGACAACGTGGTGCTGGTGGACCTGACGACCGCCGAGGTCACCGTCATCGGCAGCGCCTTGCCGTGGAACAAGGGTTTCAGCTGGCTGGCGGTCAGCGACGACGGCCGCACCGCGGTGAACACCTTCGACCTCCTGCTCCAGCACTGGCGGCTCGACGAGGGCCGGTGCACGTTCACCACGACGGTCCATTCCCGCAACCCGATGAGGGTCGCCGCGGACGCCGAAGGACGCGCCGTGCTGGTCCTGCTCGGCAGCCGCACCCCGCAGATCGTCCACACCACCGCCGTCGTCCACCTGCCCGAGCCGGGGCCCGCCGCGCCCTGGAGCTACGCCCGCCCGCAGCCGACCGACCGGATGGCCGGGGACGCGCTGATCGCCGGGGAAAACCTCGGCCTGGCCGCCGAGTTCCTCGACACCGGACGGCTCGCCGCCGCCCGCCGCCAGCTGGACATCGTGCGCGCGATGCCCGCGTACCGGCGGCACCCGGAGCTGCGGACGCTGTGGCGGCGGGTGGGCGCGGTCAGCGAGCGGGCCGCCTTCGCGGGCGTGTGGCCGTCCCGCCGCTTCGACGCCGTCCTGCACGGCCGGACGGCGCTGACCCGGGACGGGCACTACGCCTTCGCGGACTTCTTCGGCCGGGGCGTCCGGGTCGTCGACCTGCGCACCGGCGAGGTGGCCGCCGCGGCGGACCGGCACGAGCTGGAGTTCCAGGACGCGACCGCGTGCGCGGACGACCGCCACGTGCTCGCGACGGACTCGGACGGCGCCGGCGTGCTGTGGGACCTCAGGACGGCCCGCCGCGCCGGCGTCGTCGTGCGGGACGACGCCGGGAACCCCGTGCTGAAGGACGAGAACCCCGCGTTCGAGTTCGTGCGCCGGGACGGCCTCAGCATCCTGCGCAACCGGTTGACGGGCCGTCCGCTGCACGGCTGGTCGGTGCGCGCGGGCGAGCGGGTGGTGCTGTCGGGCGACGTCGCCGTCCTGGTCGGCGACGACGGGCAGGCGTGGGTGCTGGACGCCGCCGGCTTCACGACCGTGCGCCAGGCACGCGTCTACGCCGGCGAAGCGGCCGTCGTCGCGAGCGCCGACGGCCGGGTCCTCGCCGCCACCCGGCTCGGCTTCGACAACACCGGCGAGGTCGTGCTGTCCGTCGCGGGGTCGGCCGAAGTCGTGGCGAACGTGACCGACGACCGGGTGACGTCACTGGCGCTCAGCGCCGACGGGGACCTCCTGCTCACGGCGTCGTCGCGGCTGCTCCGGCTGTGGCACCTGCCGAGCGGCGGCCTGGTCACCGAGGTCGAGTGCGACCAGGACGTCATCGCGATCGAACTGGCCCCCGACGGGTGCGCCGCGGTGGCCGTCGTGGGGTACCACCACCTGCGGTGCTGGGAGCTGGACTGGGACTACCGCGCGTAG